In a single window of the Tellurirhabdus bombi genome:
- the modA gene encoding molybdate ABC transporter substrate-binding protein, producing MKKIILLFLLLPISLVAQPLRVAVAANAQFMMKELSAAFQKSRGIAVESIVSSSGKLTTQIQQGAPYDVFLSADVSYPQTLNKEGLTLTPPVIYGYGTLVLWTQGAIKLDKNLKFLTDPAVRHIAIANPALAPYGEAAITLIQKQKLLEHLKAKLVYGESISQVNQYILTGSAEIGFTAKSVVLDPSLRQKGRWLELPTSDYQPIAQGVVILKRTTQPAAAKQFIEFLQTQPARRILQKFGYRLPKP from the coding sequence ATGAAAAAAATTATTCTTCTTTTCCTCCTGCTTCCTATTAGTTTGGTGGCTCAGCCGCTTCGGGTTGCTGTGGCAGCCAACGCCCAATTTATGATGAAGGAATTATCGGCGGCCTTTCAGAAAAGCCGGGGTATTGCCGTGGAATCCATAGTTAGCTCATCCGGAAAATTAACAACTCAAATCCAGCAAGGCGCTCCCTATGATGTGTTTCTGTCGGCTGATGTTTCTTATCCGCAAACACTCAATAAAGAAGGATTAACGCTCACGCCGCCAGTTATTTATGGCTACGGCACACTGGTTTTATGGACGCAGGGAGCAATAAAGCTGGATAAAAATTTAAAATTCCTGACCGATCCGGCAGTTCGCCACATTGCGATTGCTAATCCCGCTCTGGCTCCCTACGGCGAAGCGGCGATTACGCTCATTCAAAAACAAAAGTTACTGGAACACTTAAAGGCTAAACTCGTGTACGGCGAAAGCATTTCGCAGGTGAACCAGTACATTTTAACGGGTTCGGCGGAAATAGGATTTACGGCAAAATCGGTGGTTTTGGACCCGAGCCTACGCCAGAAAGGCCGCTGGCTCGAACTTCCCACTTCGGACTATCAACCCATAGCGCAGGGCGTTGTTATTTTGAAACGAACGACGCAGCCGGCGGCGGCCAAACAGTTTATTGAGTTTCTGCAAACTCAACCGGCACGGCGTATATTGCAAAAATTTGGTTACCGCTTACCCAAACCCTAA
- the modB gene encoding molybdate ABC transporter permease subunit, with the protein MAVDWQPIFLTLRLAGITTLLLLVIGVPLASWLALSRFRLKPVVETIISLPLVLPPSVLGFYLLLAFSPTSDPGKWLLETFNLQLVFSFEGLVVASLIYSLPFMVHPVQAGLENLPASWREASYTLGQSPFRTLYKVLLPNCKPALLTGIVLSFAHTIGEFGLVLMIGGNLPGQTRVASIAIYDEVELLNFEAAHAYAALLLSLSFTILLLVYWFNKRVTL; encoded by the coding sequence ATGGCTGTTGACTGGCAACCCATTTTTTTAACCTTACGCTTGGCTGGCATCACCACGTTACTGCTTCTTGTAATTGGCGTTCCGTTGGCCAGCTGGCTGGCTTTGAGCCGTTTCCGCTTAAAACCTGTAGTCGAAACCATTATTAGTCTGCCATTGGTCCTCCCACCTTCAGTACTGGGTTTTTATCTTTTGCTAGCCTTTAGCCCAACCAGTGACCCAGGAAAATGGTTACTGGAAACCTTCAATCTGCAACTCGTTTTTTCCTTTGAGGGGCTGGTGGTTGCATCTTTGATTTACAGCCTTCCATTTATGGTTCATCCGGTTCAGGCGGGCCTGGAAAACCTACCGGCATCGTGGCGCGAAGCCTCCTACACGCTCGGTCAATCGCCTTTTCGAACGCTTTATAAAGTACTACTGCCCAACTGCAAACCCGCCTTGCTGACGGGCATTGTGCTTTCGTTTGCGCACACCATTGGCGAATTTGGCCTGGTTCTGATGATCGGCGGCAATCTTCCGGGCCAGACTCGGGTGGCTTCCATCGCCATCTACGATGAAGTTGAACTTCTGAATTTTGAAGCAGCGCACGCCTACGCCGCCTTATTGCTGAGCCTTTCCTTCACTATTTTACTACTAGTCTACTGGTTTAATAAACGCGTAACTTTATGA
- a CDS encoding sulfate/molybdate ABC transporter ATP-binding protein → MIQLEAVMDRFFASGINELRVKLELAKGNLTALIGPSGSGKTTLLRLLAGLETPRQGYISVDGTPWLDTQANINLSPQRRSVGFVFQDAALFPNMSVRQNIAYVAPSGQEPLVAELLKRTGLEPFADKKPAALSGGQKQRVALARAMVRRPKILLLDEPFAALDATASQWLREMLLQFHQEWETTTLLVSHHAPDISHLADRIIQLVHGQIVSDHNNLEQRQSPSITELIQHIDYDPVHQQWTIQTDSTQLVSKNPNWRHLKVGDSLRINGQTDR, encoded by the coding sequence ATGATTCAACTCGAAGCGGTCATGGATCGATTTTTTGCGTCGGGGATCAATGAGCTTCGCGTTAAACTAGAGCTGGCGAAAGGCAACTTAACCGCCTTGATCGGGCCTTCGGGTTCTGGAAAAACCACTCTTTTACGTTTACTAGCGGGCCTGGAAACGCCTCGGCAAGGTTATATTTCTGTAGATGGCACTCCCTGGCTGGACACGCAAGCCAACATCAACCTCTCTCCCCAGCGCCGCTCCGTGGGCTTTGTTTTTCAGGATGCCGCCTTGTTTCCCAACATGAGTGTCCGCCAGAACATTGCCTACGTGGCACCTTCGGGGCAGGAGCCTTTGGTTGCTGAATTACTCAAGCGAACCGGTTTAGAACCGTTTGCCGATAAAAAGCCAGCCGCGCTTTCGGGCGGGCAGAAACAACGCGTGGCCCTAGCCCGAGCGATGGTTCGGCGGCCAAAAATTCTATTGCTGGATGAGCCTTTTGCGGCGTTGGATGCAACCGCCAGCCAGTGGCTGCGTGAGATGTTGTTACAGTTTCACCAGGAATGGGAAACAACAACGCTACTAGTTAGTCACCATGCTCCGGACATTAGCCACTTGGCCGACCGGATTATTCAGCTTGTACACGGGCAAATCGTCAGCGATCACAATAACTTGGAACAAAGGCAATCCCCTTCGATCACGGAGCTGATTCAGCACATTGATTACGACCCCGTTCATCAGCAATGGACCATCCAGACAGATTCCACGCAGCTCGTTTCCAAAAATCCGAACTGGCGTCATCTAAAGGTCGGTGACTCCCTTCGGATAAACGGCCAGACCGACCGATAA
- a CDS encoding response regulator produces the protein MMKEAYLVYIIDDDEDDRFLIWQAFQKAYPECLIFTFSNGQELVHYLTDSLGDLPHLLIMDLNMPVLNGFETLKLLKKSPDLRKIPVVMLSTSCTDSDRARCHELGVASFLVKPNSFREMQQMTSKLHKRWIHAGEETIGRFLPS, from the coding sequence ATGATGAAAGAGGCTTATCTGGTATATATCATCGATGATGATGAAGATGATCGTTTTCTAATTTGGCAGGCTTTTCAGAAAGCATATCCTGAGTGTTTGATCTTTACGTTTTCCAATGGCCAGGAGTTGGTCCATTATTTAACGGACTCATTGGGCGATTTGCCGCACTTGCTGATTATGGATTTGAACATGCCGGTGCTAAATGGTTTTGAAACCTTGAAGCTGCTGAAGAAATCGCCAGATCTGCGCAAAATTCCGGTGGTCATGCTGTCGACAAGCTGTACGGATTCGGATCGGGCGCGGTGTCATGAACTAGGCGTCGCGAGTTTCCTGGTGAAGCCAAATAGCTTTAGAGAGATGCAGCAGATGACGTCGAAATTGCATAAAAGATGGATACATGCGGGCGAAGAAACAATCGGTAGATTCTTGCCCTCCTAA
- a CDS encoding efflux RND transporter permease subunit, with the protein MNKFIRSIVGFSLKNRFFIFFMTGVLVIAGIVSYLRTPLEAFPDVTNTQIIVVTEWSGRSAEEIERFVTVPIEVAMNSVQRKTNVRSTTMFGLSVIKIIFEDDVEDFFARQQVNNQLRNVSLPEGVEPDVQPPYGPTGEIFRYTLESPKRDSRELLTLQNWVIDRQLRSVPGVADVVAFGGQEKIYEVRVNPTQLVKYDLTPLEVYEAVTRSNINVGGDVIERNGQAYVVRGVGLLTSGQDIENIIIEELGGNPVRVGNVAEVAESSLPRVGQVGLNKSDDVVEGIVVMRKGENPSEILGRVKEKIEELNTRVLPSDVKMVTFYDRDNLIEFCTQTVLHNLTEGIILVTVIVFLFMADWRTTVIVSIIIPLALLFAFMCLRMRGMSANLLSMGAVDFGIIIDGAVVMVEGIFVTLDHLAHKRGMDKFNRMAKLGLIKKTGGELGKAVFFSKLIIITALLPIFSFQKVEGKMFSPLAWTLGFALLGALLYTLTLVPVLCSILLRKNVREKNNPIVNFFDRIVMAGFGWCYARKKLSFMLALLFMGVTFFSTTLLGTEFLPQLNEGALWVTAELPMSMSLPKSVEMAKNIREDLQTFPEVKQVLSQVGRSNDGTDPNGFYFCQFQVDLKPKGDWGRKISVEELTDEMDRKLKNYTGVLYNYSQPIIDNVAEAVAGYKASNGIKIFGPDIYELEKYSRQVMKAVQDVSGVRDLGVIRNVGQPEISVLFHDNKMALYGVSTAEAQAVIEMAIGGKTASVLYEGERKFDIRIRYQEQYRRHEDDIMRLMVPTMRGGKIPLSEIATIRKMTGPAFIYRDLNKRFIGVKFSVRGRDLGSTIAEAQRRVAEKVNLPKDYSIEWVGEFENQVRATERLSQVVPISLAAIFVILFITFGNAKDAGLVLLNVPFALIGGILALHATSMNFGISAGVGFIALFGICVQNGVILISVFNKNRADRQPLDEAIRDGVKSRVRPVVMTAMMAAIGLFPAAISTGIGSETQKPLAIVVIGGLITATVLTLLVFPIIYRFFYRKTAILKPALQTAEEF; encoded by the coding sequence ATGAATAAATTCATCCGATCAATTGTCGGTTTTTCGCTCAAAAACCGCTTTTTTATCTTTTTCATGACCGGCGTGTTGGTCATCGCCGGAATTGTCAGTTACCTCCGAACGCCGCTTGAGGCTTTCCCCGACGTAACCAATACGCAGATTATTGTCGTTACGGAATGGAGTGGCCGTTCGGCGGAGGAAATAGAACGGTTTGTGACCGTACCGATTGAGGTGGCCATGAACTCCGTACAGCGAAAAACCAACGTTCGCTCAACCACCATGTTCGGCTTATCGGTCATCAAAATCATTTTTGAAGATGATGTCGAAGATTTTTTTGCCCGTCAGCAGGTCAACAATCAGTTGCGAAATGTGTCGTTGCCGGAAGGGGTAGAACCCGATGTGCAGCCACCTTATGGCCCTACCGGAGAGATTTTTCGCTATACGCTCGAAAGCCCGAAGCGCGACAGCCGGGAGTTGTTGACGCTTCAAAACTGGGTTATTGATCGCCAATTGCGCTCTGTTCCGGGCGTTGCCGATGTGGTAGCTTTCGGAGGACAGGAAAAAATCTACGAAGTCCGGGTGAATCCCACGCAACTGGTTAAGTACGATTTAACGCCGCTGGAAGTATACGAGGCCGTCACGCGCAGTAACATCAACGTCGGGGGTGACGTGATCGAGCGAAACGGACAGGCGTATGTTGTGCGGGGTGTTGGTCTGTTAACCTCCGGCCAGGACATTGAAAATATTATTATTGAAGAATTGGGCGGTAATCCCGTGCGGGTTGGAAACGTCGCCGAGGTAGCCGAATCGAGTTTGCCGCGTGTGGGGCAGGTGGGTCTGAACAAATCTGACGATGTGGTAGAAGGCATCGTGGTGATGCGAAAAGGCGAAAATCCCAGCGAAATTCTAGGTCGGGTAAAAGAAAAAATCGAGGAGCTAAACACCCGCGTGCTGCCTTCAGACGTAAAGATGGTGACCTTCTATGACCGGGATAACCTGATTGAGTTTTGTACGCAAACGGTACTGCATAACCTGACCGAAGGTATCATTCTGGTAACGGTCATCGTCTTTCTATTCATGGCCGACTGGCGGACTACCGTCATTGTTTCCATCATCATTCCGCTGGCGCTGTTATTTGCGTTTATGTGTCTGCGTATGCGGGGGATGTCGGCCAACTTGCTGTCGATGGGAGCCGTTGACTTTGGAATTATCATCGACGGAGCCGTGGTCATGGTCGAGGGAATTTTTGTTACCCTGGATCATCTGGCCCACAAGCGAGGCATGGATAAGTTCAATCGCATGGCCAAGCTGGGACTGATCAAGAAAACCGGAGGTGAGTTAGGGAAGGCCGTATTCTTCTCTAAATTGATCATTATCACTGCTTTGTTACCCATTTTCTCTTTTCAAAAAGTAGAAGGGAAAATGTTTTCGCCCCTGGCCTGGACGTTGGGTTTTGCCCTTTTGGGTGCCTTGTTGTATACCCTGACGTTGGTGCCAGTTCTGTGCTCAATCCTACTGCGGAAAAATGTTCGCGAGAAAAATAACCCCATCGTCAACTTCTTCGACCGCATTGTCATGGCAGGTTTTGGGTGGTGCTACGCCCGGAAGAAGCTGAGTTTTATGCTGGCGCTGCTGTTTATGGGAGTCACGTTTTTTTCAACGACTCTGTTGGGTACGGAGTTTCTACCCCAGCTCAATGAGGGGGCTTTGTGGGTAACCGCCGAATTGCCCATGAGTATGTCGTTGCCAAAAAGCGTCGAAATGGCCAAAAACATTCGCGAGGATTTGCAGACGTTCCCGGAAGTAAAGCAGGTGCTCTCGCAGGTGGGCCGCTCCAACGATGGGACCGACCCCAACGGCTTCTATTTCTGCCAGTTTCAGGTGGATTTAAAACCCAAAGGCGATTGGGGGCGCAAGATTTCGGTGGAGGAATTAACCGACGAGATGGACCGAAAGCTGAAAAATTACACGGGTGTCCTGTATAATTATTCCCAGCCTATTATTGATAACGTAGCCGAAGCGGTGGCTGGCTACAAGGCAAGTAACGGGATAAAAATCTTTGGGCCAGATATCTACGAGCTGGAAAAATACTCCCGCCAGGTGATGAAAGCCGTGCAGGACGTGTCCGGTGTGCGGGATTTAGGCGTCATTCGAAATGTCGGTCAGCCGGAGATCAGTGTTTTGTTTCATGACAATAAAATGGCACTTTACGGGGTTTCAACCGCCGAGGCTCAGGCTGTAATTGAGATGGCCATTGGAGGGAAAACCGCATCGGTTCTCTACGAAGGTGAGCGGAAATTCGACATTCGGATTCGTTATCAGGAGCAGTACCGCCGCCACGAAGATGACATTATGCGTCTGATGGTGCCGACGATGCGGGGGGGTAAAATTCCGTTGAGTGAAATCGCCACCATTCGTAAAATGACAGGTCCGGCCTTTATCTACCGGGATTTGAATAAACGGTTTATCGGTGTTAAATTCTCCGTTCGCGGGCGGGATTTGGGGAGTACCATTGCCGAAGCCCAGCGGCGCGTTGCCGAAAAAGTTAATCTTCCCAAAGATTATTCCATCGAATGGGTGGGTGAATTTGAAAACCAGGTGCGGGCTACGGAACGGCTGAGTCAGGTCGTACCCATTAGTCTGGCGGCCATTTTCGTCATCCTGTTCATCACCTTTGGAAATGCCAAAGACGCGGGGCTGGTCTTGCTCAATGTGCCTTTTGCCCTCATCGGCGGGATTCTGGCCCTGCACGCAACCAGCATGAACTTCGGTATTTCTGCCGGGGTGGGATTCATCGCTTTATTTGGTATTTGCGTTCAGAACGGGGTGATTCTGATTTCGGTCTTCAATAAGAACCGCGCCGACCGACAACCGCTCGATGAAGCAATTCGGGATGGTGTGAAGTCGAGGGTTCGCCCGGTGGTCATGACGGCCATGATGGCGGCTATTGGACTGTTTCCGGCGGCCATTTCAACCGGGATTGGCTCAGAAACGCAGAAGCCGTTGGCCATTGTGGTCATCGGTGGTTTGATCACGGCTACAGTGCTGACCTTGCTGGTTTTCCCCATTATCTACCGGTTCTTTTACCGAAAAACGGCCATACTTAAACCCGCTTTGCAGACCGCAGAAGAATTCTAA